One genomic region from Salvia hispanica cultivar TCC Black 2014 chromosome 2, UniMelb_Shisp_WGS_1.0, whole genome shotgun sequence encodes:
- the LOC125204317 gene encoding DNA-dependent metalloprotease WSS1-like has product MDLNDLNKVWEIKPLKKVREDEAREILERVAKQVQPIMRKRKWKVKVLSEFCPPNPSLLGLNIGGGSEVRLRLRRPNNEWDFFPYDHILNTMLHELCHNEHGPHNADFYNLLDELRKECEELMAKGITGTGQGFDLPGKRLGGYSRQPPLSSLRQQALAAAEKRSRSEALLPHGPMRLGGDSSIKAVLSPVQAAAMAAERRLHDDLWCGSKSLEHEGPSESPTGSLDVRTTRTSVLDSTSVQDQKDESSWQCETCTLLNQQRALICEACGTPKSKCNGATKFKVWSCKFCTLDNSTEIERCVACGEWRYSYGPPTATPGPYQGT; this is encoded by the exons ATGGACTTGAATGATCTTAACAAAGTCTGGGAAATCAAACCTCTAAAGAAGGTTCGTGAGGATGAGGCGAGGGAAATTCTCGAAAGAGTGGCAAAGCAAGTGCAACCTATCATGAGGAagagaaaatggaaagtgaagGTCCTGTCTGAGTTTTG CCCGCCTAATCCATCTCTTTTAGGGCTAAATATAGGAGGAGGGTCTGAGGTGAGGCTGAGACTGCGTAGACCAAACAACGAGTGGGATTTTTTCCCTTATGATCACATTCTCAACACAATGCTGCATGAGCTTTGTCACAACGAACATGGCCCTCACAATGCTGATTTCTACAATCTTTTGGATGAATTGAGAAAG GAATGTGAAGAGCTTATGGCCAAAGGCATTACTGGAACTGGGCAAGGATTTGATCTCCCTGGGAAGAGACTGGGTGGATATTCTCGTCAACCTCCTCTATCTTCTCTACGCCAGCAAGCTCTAGCGGCTGCTGAAAAGAGGTCTCGAAGTGAAGCTCTGTTACCCCATGGGCCTATGCGCCTTGGTGgtgatagtagtattaaagCCGTGCTAAGTCCAGTTCAAGCGGCTGCTATGGCTGCAGAGAGGAGACTACACGACGATTTATGGTGTGGATCCAAATCACTAGAGCACGAGGGGCCTTCCGAAAGCCCAACTGGTTCATTGGATGTCAGAACTACCAGAACATCAGTTCTTGATTCAACATCAGTCCAGGACCAGAAAGACGAATCATCATGGCAGTGTGAGACATGCACCTTGTTAAATCAG CAAAGAGCTCTTATATGCGAAGCCTGTGGAACACCTAAGAGTAAATGCAACGGAGCAACGAAGTTCAAAGTCTGGTCTTGCAAGTTTTGCACACTAGACAACAGCACCGAGATTGAAAGATGTGTGGCTTGTGGAGAATGGAGATACTCGTATGGTCCTCCTACTGCCACTCCCGGGCCATATCAAGGTACCTGA